The following is a genomic window from Marinobacter bohaiensis.
CGTCGGGTCGATGCCTGCCCGGTGTTGCTCTGGCTCGACGACCAGGGACTGGCCCTGCAGCAAACCGGGCGCAAGGTTCCCGGCCCGGTGCGGGCCGAATTCGTTTCCGGCAAGGCGGGCTATCGCCGGGATCATGGCGGCGGGGCCGGGCAACTTGTTGCCCGTGCTGTCGGCCTCAAGAAAACCCACCGCGAACTGCACGTGCTGGACGCCACCGCCGGACTGGGGCAGGACGCCTACGTACTGGCCGGGCTGGGCTGCCGGCTGACACTGCTGGAACGCTCGCCGGTCATTCATGCGCTGTTGGCGGATGGCCTGGAGCGGGCGGCGGGCGACCCGGCAGCGGCTCCACTGGCGGCGCGAATGAGCTTGCAGGCGGGGGACAGCATCGACTGGATTCGAAGCCAGGACGGGCCGCTGGCGGACGTGATCTACCTGGACCCGATGTTTCCGCATCGTGACAAGTCGGCCCGGGTCAAGAAAGAGATGGAGCTGTTCCGGCCTATCGTGGGCGCCGATGACGATGCCCCGGCGCTGCTGGAAGCGGCCCTGGCCAAGGCGGCCTACCGGGTGGTGGTGAAGCGCCCGCGCAAGGCGCCGACCGTTGACGGGCCGGCGCCCAGCACCCAACTGGAAGGCAAGAGCAGCCGCTACGACATCTACGCCCTGAAGGCGCTGCCCTGAGCGCCGTCTGCCGCGATGCCATAACAGATCAGGCCCCCAGCATGGTCACCTGCTGGATGGCCTGGCGCATTTCCATGTTCAGTACCAGCCGGGCGTCCTCCGCCACCTCGTCGAGCCCTTCGGTGTAGCACAGCAGCTCGTTGTCGTCGGTGGTGAGGATCTCGTCCCGCTGCAGGTTGGCGATGAAGTTGCGGAACAGCGCCTTGTCGAAGAACTCCGGCGCGTTGACACCGAACAAGATCGACATGCGCTGGGCCATCTGCGTGCTCTGTTCTTCCAACTCCCTGGCGGAAATCTTGCCTGAACCGTACTTGCGCAGGATGGCGATGGAAATGTGGTAGCGCTCCAGGGTCTGGATGATGAAACGGGACAGGCTGCGCAGGCGCAGGGCGGCTTCGGTGCCGTCCGCCGGGCGGCACACCTTGTCGCCGTCCCGGGTCAGCAGGCCGCGCTCCGCCAGGACATCGATCCAGTGCTCGATGACCGGTTCGACCGCATCGTCCGGGTACTGCAGGAAGAGTTCAGAGCGGATGTACGGGTACACCGAGCCGGCCAGGAACACCACGCGCTCGCGTTTGAGGGTGGAGAAGTTCTCGAACAGGCAGGCGATCAGCGCCGGCAGCGCGAACAGGTGCTGGATGTTGTTGCGGTAGTAGGTCATCA
Proteins encoded in this region:
- a CDS encoding class I SAM-dependent methyltransferase; the encoded protein is MSSPSLAVACAEQVHSGPAQTLAQSLSLPFLGVVDPRRVDACPVLLWLDDQGLALQQTGRKVPGPVRAEFVSGKAGYRRDHGGGAGQLVARAVGLKKTHRELHVLDATAGLGQDAYVLAGLGCRLTLLERSPVIHALLADGLERAAGDPAAAPLAARMSLQAGDSIDWIRSQDGPLADVIYLDPMFPHRDKSARVKKEMELFRPIVGADDDAPALLEAALAKAAYRVVVKRPRKAPTVDGPAPSTQLEGKSSRYDIYALKALP